The sequence CAGGGCGCCCCCGGCGACGTACTCGACGCGCCGAAGCACGAGCGCACGCGCGCCTTTCTCTCCAAGGTCCTCTGAACCGACCGCCGTCCGTTCGTCCCAGCCTCTCTTTCCCAGCCCTTCCTTCCACACCAGGAGTCAACCGTGACATCCCGACGCATCCTCGCCGCCTCCGTCGCAGCCCTCGTCGTCGCCCCGCTGCTCAGCGCCTGCGGCGGTGACAGCGACGCGGCGACCGGGACCGGCTCGTCCGGAACCAAGAAGGTCGGCGACATCAACATCGGCCCCGACCAGAACCGGATCCGCGGGAAGAAGGTCGACGAGATCGCCGCGCTCGTCCCGGCGGCGATCCGCGAGCGCGGCACGCTGAAGCTCGGCCAGAGCGCCGACGCCTCACCGCCACTCGGCTTCTACGCGACCGACGACAAGACGAGAATCGGGTCCGAGATCGACCTCGCGACCCTCGTCGCCGACACCCTCGGTCTGAAGCTCGACAACGACGAGGTCTCCTGGGAGAACCTCTTCGTCGGCCTGGACAGCGGCAAGTTCGACGCCGTCTTCTCGAACGTCACCGTCACCGAGGAACGCAAGGAGAAGTACGACTTCGCCACCTACCGCCTCGACAACATCGCGTTCGAGGCGAAGAAGGGCAGCGGCTGGAAGGTCGACGGGCCCGAGGACGTGGCGGGCAGGACGATCGCGGTCTCCTCCGGCACCAACCAGGAGAAGATCCTCGTCGACTGGAGCAAGCAGAACGAGAAGGCGGGCCGCAAGGCCGTCACCATCAAGTACTTCCAGAAGGACACGGACTACTACCTGGCTCTCCAGTCGGGCCGTATCGACGCCTATCTGGGCCCGAGCCCGTCCGCCGCGTACCACGTGGCCAGCGCGGGTCAGTCGGAGGTCGTCGGCACGCTCTCGGGTGCCGGGGACGACCTCCAGGGCAAGATCGCCGCGACCACGAAGAAGGGCAGCGGGCTCGTCGACGCGTACGCGGCCGCCGTCAACAGCGTGATCGAGGACGGCAGTTACGCGAAGGTGCTCAAGCGCTGGGGCCTGTCGAGCGAGGCCGTTCCGAAGTCGGAGATCAACCCGCCGGGCCTGCCGAAGATCTGACACCCGGTGCCCGATGCCCGGCATCCGGCACCCGGCACCTGACGCCTGACGCCTGACGCCCGATGCCCGGAAATCGGATTCCGGCGCCCGACACCGACGGCACCTCACTGATGATCCCGTCCGCCGCCGCGACCGCTCGTCGCGGCGGCGGACGGGATCCCCCACCCACACAAACCTCCCAGCAAGCTCCCGGAAAGGTTCTCCCTCCCATGACGCCACCGAACGGCCGGGGGCTTCTGCACCTGGCCGCAGCCGTCGATCAGGAGGCGGCCCACGACGTCTCGGCCCACGTCGAGCTGGCGCGGCTCGCGGAGAGCGGCGGATTCGACTTCGTGACCCTGGGCGACACCTTCGCGCGGTCCGGGTTCGACGCGCTCGCCGTGCTGGCGCGGGTCGCGCCCGCCACGACTCGTGTCGGTCTGGTGCCGACCGTCACCACCACACACACCGAGCCGTTCCACGTCCAGGCAGCCGTGGCGACCCTCGACTGGGTCAGCCGCGGCCGGGCCGGCTGGTGTATCGACGTGTCGACCACCGAGGGCGAGGCCCGCCTCTTCGGTCGTCGGCACGCGGCCCCGGTCGACGCGCTGTGGCACGAGGCGGGACAGGTCGCCGACGTCGCCGCCCGGCTGTGGGACAGCCGGGGGAGCGACGCCAGGACACGCGACGAGGCGACCGGCCGCTTCACCGGCCACGACGGACTGCACCCTGTCGACTTCGAGGGCGACACCTTCTCCGTACGCGGCCCGTCGGCCGTGCCGCGCCCTCCGCAGGGGCACCCGGTGCGGGTCGTCGACGCCACGGACCGGCACGCCCGCACGACCGCGGCCCGGTATGCGGACGTGGCACTGGTCCAGGGCACGAACCCGGCACAAGTCGGCGCGATACGGGCCGAGTTGCAGGCCTCCGCGCTCGCCCACGGCCGTGACCCCGACGAGTTGCGTGTCCTCGCCGCCCTCACCGTCGACCTCGGTGACGGCGAGCGCGCGGCCGAGCCGGGCCACGGCGGGGGAGGCCCCCGGCAGACCGCGCAGGGCCCGCTGTACCGCGGCGGCCCCGTCGACCTCGCCGAACTGATCGCCGCCTGGCACGGGACCGGTGCCGCCGACGGCTTCCACCTCACCCCCGTCGAGCCCCGCCGAGACCTGGAACGCCTGGTCAACGGCACGGCCGCGCTGCTCCAGCACCGCGGGCTCTTCCGCACCTTCTATCCGGGCAGCACACTCCGCGAGCACCTGGGGCTGGGCCGGCCCGCCAACCGGTACGCCGTGACAGGGGGAACGTCATGACCGTACCCACGCCTGCCGGACGGTCCTCGCGCGAGCCCTCCCAGGAGTCCTTTCGCGAACAGGTGCACCTCGCCGCGCGCTTTCCCGACGCCGACGGCACCACCGTCCGGGCCGACCCGCGGTCGCGGTCCCGGACCGGCCTCGCGTCCTTCGAACGTCTCGCGCACACCGCCGAGCGCGGTCTGTTCGACTTCCTCCTTCTGCCCGAGGGGGCGCGTCTGCCCGAGCCCGTCACCGTGCTGAACGCGCTCGCCGCCGTCACCGAGCGGCTCGGGCTCGCCGCCACGGTCGACACGACCTTCAACGAGCCGTTCGAACTGGCCCGGCGGCTCGCCACGTTGGACCACGTGAGCGCCGGACGCGCCGCCTGGAACGTGGCGGTCTCCGACGCCTCCCTCGCCGGGGAGAACTTCCGGCGCGGCGACCGTCCCGACCACGGTGACCGGGGTGACCGCCCGGACCGGGGCGGTCTCGCGCACTCCCGACTCCGCCCGACCGGCGGGACCGAGACCCCGCTCGCCCGCGCCGCCGAATTCGTCCAGGTGTCACGGGAGTTGTGGGA is a genomic window of Streptomyces sp. NBC_00414 containing:
- a CDS encoding LLM class flavin-dependent oxidoreductase, whose product is MTPPNGRGLLHLAAAVDQEAAHDVSAHVELARLAESGGFDFVTLGDTFARSGFDALAVLARVAPATTRVGLVPTVTTTHTEPFHVQAAVATLDWVSRGRAGWCIDVSTTEGEARLFGRRHAAPVDALWHEAGQVADVAARLWDSRGSDARTRDEATGRFTGHDGLHPVDFEGDTFSVRGPSAVPRPPQGHPVRVVDATDRHARTTAARYADVALVQGTNPAQVGAIRAELQASALAHGRDPDELRVLAALTVDLGDGERAAEPGHGGGGPRQTAQGPLYRGGPVDLAELIAAWHGTGAADGFHLTPVEPRRDLERLVNGTAALLQHRGLFRTFYPGSTLREHLGLGRPANRYAVTGGTS
- a CDS encoding ABC transporter substrate-binding protein — encoded protein: MTSRRILAASVAALVVAPLLSACGGDSDAATGTGSSGTKKVGDINIGPDQNRIRGKKVDEIAALVPAAIRERGTLKLGQSADASPPLGFYATDDKTRIGSEIDLATLVADTLGLKLDNDEVSWENLFVGLDSGKFDAVFSNVTVTEERKEKYDFATYRLDNIAFEAKKGSGWKVDGPEDVAGRTIAVSSGTNQEKILVDWSKQNEKAGRKAVTIKYFQKDTDYYLALQSGRIDAYLGPSPSAAYHVASAGQSEVVGTLSGAGDDLQGKIAATTKKGSGLVDAYAAAVNSVIEDGSYAKVLKRWGLSSEAVPKSEINPPGLPKI